One Setaria italica strain Yugu1 chromosome II, Setaria_italica_v2.0, whole genome shotgun sequence DNA segment encodes these proteins:
- the LOC101785307 gene encoding type IV inositol polyphosphate 5-phosphatase 9 isoform X3, translated as MGEHRKIILPRLVTSKLLHRQQLHGHGSASEVSSVVDENLGQKHLNGHKDTFVYRRVFASTWNVGGIAPSDDLDLEDWLDTRASTWDIYVLGFQEIVPLNARNVLGPTKNGISAKWNSLIGEALNKKERKEGAKLTQESTNSSALEGTVQGEGFRCIRSKQMVGIFTSVWVRSSLKQFIHHLDVSCIGSGIMGCLGNKGSVSIRFVLHQTSFCFVCCHLASGGKEGDVLLRNLDVTDILSRTWFPGGSTQELPEKILDHDQVVLLGDLNYRISLEEAETRSLVKAKNWAILLENDQLLFEFSRGRHFEGWQEGLITFSPTYKYHPNSDQYYWCFDAARGEKKRAPAWCDRILWRGKGLKQVQYETCNYKLSDHRPVRAVFHAECDVSEGAEVNGQNPH; from the exons ATGGGAGAACACCGAAAG ATCATCCTGCCAAGGTTAGTAACAAGCAAGCTACTGCACCGCCAACAGCTGCATGGTCATGGATCTGCCTCTGAGGTTTCGAGCGTAGTGGATGAAAACTTGGGACAGAAACACTTGAATGGCCACAAAGATACATTTGTATACAG AAGGGTGTTTGCTAGTACCTGGAACGTTGGTGGCATCGCACCATCTGATGATTTGGACTTGGAGGATTGGTTGGATACAAGGGCCAGCACCTGGGACATCTATGTTTTAGG GTTCCAGGAGATAGTGCCACTCAATGCGAGAAATGTGCTTGGTCCTACAAAGAACGGTATATCTGCAAAGTGGAACTCGCTAATCGGGGAGGCACtcaacaaaaaagaaagaaaagaaggggcAAAGTTGACCCAAGAATCTACAAATAGCAGTGCACTGGAGGGCACTGTGCAGGGAGAAGGCTTCAGATGCATCAGGAGCAAGCAGATGGTTGGCATCTTTACGTCAGTATGGGTGAGAAGCAGCCTTAAGCAATTCATTCACCATCTAGATGTGTCATGCATTGGTTCAGGTATCATGGGCTGCCTAGGGAACAAG GGTTCTGTTTCGATCCGATTTGTGTTGCATCAGACGAGCTTTTGCTTTGTCTGTTGTCACCTGGCCTCTGGTGGCAAAGAAGGGGATGTTCTGCTGAGGAATTTGGATGTCACGGACATACTTTCTAGGACATGGTTCCCTGGTGGTTCAACTCAGGAATTGCCAGAGAAGATCCTTGATCATGA TCAAGTAGTTTTGCTCGGCGACTTGAATTATAGGATCTCCCTGGAAGAGGCCGAGACGAGGTCGCTGGTGAAAGCCAAGAACTGGGCCATCTTGTTAGAAAATGATCAG CTACTATTTGAGTTCTCAAGGGGGCGGCATTTCGAGGGGTGGCAAGAAGGGTTGATCACGTTCTCTCCCACCTACAAGTACCACCCCAACTCTGATCAGTATTACTGGTGCTTCGATGCTGCCCGGGGAGAGAAGAAGCGTGCACCAGCATG GTGCGATCGCATTCTGTGGCGAGGCAAGGGACTGAAGCAAGTCCAATACGAGACCTGCAACTACAAGTTATCCGATCACCGGCCGGTGAGAGCGGTTTTCCACGCCGAGTGCGATGTATCAGAGGGTGCAGAAGTAAACGGCCAGAATCCTCACTGA
- the LOC101785307 gene encoding type IV inositol polyphosphate 5-phosphatase 9 isoform X2 — MQHFAMFGYYMLVHVCSCMLLLDREVISSLSLLQHGRTPKGETSEQIILPRLVTSKLLHRQQLHGHGSASEVSSVVDENLGQKHLNGHKDTFVYRVFASTWNVGGIAPSDDLDLEDWLDTRASTWDIYVLGFQEIVPLNARNVLGPTKNGISAKWNSLIGEALNKKERKEGAKLTQESTNSSALEGTVQGEGFRCIRSKQMVGIFTSVWVRSSLKQFIHHLDVSCIGSGIMGCLGNKGSVSIRFVLHQTSFCFVCCHLASGGKEGDVLLRNLDVTDILSRTWFPGGSTQELPEKILDHDQVVLLGDLNYRISLEEAETRSLVKAKNWAILLENDQLLFEFSRGRHFEGWQEGLITFSPTYKYHPNSDQYYWCFDAARGEKKRAPAWCDRILWRGKGLKQVQYETCNYKLSDHRPVRAVFHAECDVSEGAEVNGQNPH; from the exons ATGCAGCACTTCGCCATGTTTGGTTATTACATGCTCGTGCATGTATGCTCCTGCATGCTACTATTAGACAGGGAGGTGATCTCTTCCTTGTCTCTACTACAACATGGGAGAACACCGAAAGGTGAGACAAGTGAGCAG ATCATCCTGCCAAGGTTAGTAACAAGCAAGCTACTGCACCGCCAACAGCTGCATGGTCATGGATCTGCCTCTGAGGTTTCGAGCGTAGTGGATGAAAACTTGGGACAGAAACACTTGAATGGCCACAAAGATACATTTGTATACAG GGTGTTTGCTAGTACCTGGAACGTTGGTGGCATCGCACCATCTGATGATTTGGACTTGGAGGATTGGTTGGATACAAGGGCCAGCACCTGGGACATCTATGTTTTAGG GTTCCAGGAGATAGTGCCACTCAATGCGAGAAATGTGCTTGGTCCTACAAAGAACGGTATATCTGCAAAGTGGAACTCGCTAATCGGGGAGGCACtcaacaaaaaagaaagaaaagaaggggcAAAGTTGACCCAAGAATCTACAAATAGCAGTGCACTGGAGGGCACTGTGCAGGGAGAAGGCTTCAGATGCATCAGGAGCAAGCAGATGGTTGGCATCTTTACGTCAGTATGGGTGAGAAGCAGCCTTAAGCAATTCATTCACCATCTAGATGTGTCATGCATTGGTTCAGGTATCATGGGCTGCCTAGGGAACAAG GGTTCTGTTTCGATCCGATTTGTGTTGCATCAGACGAGCTTTTGCTTTGTCTGTTGTCACCTGGCCTCTGGTGGCAAAGAAGGGGATGTTCTGCTGAGGAATTTGGATGTCACGGACATACTTTCTAGGACATGGTTCCCTGGTGGTTCAACTCAGGAATTGCCAGAGAAGATCCTTGATCATGA TCAAGTAGTTTTGCTCGGCGACTTGAATTATAGGATCTCCCTGGAAGAGGCCGAGACGAGGTCGCTGGTGAAAGCCAAGAACTGGGCCATCTTGTTAGAAAATGATCAG CTACTATTTGAGTTCTCAAGGGGGCGGCATTTCGAGGGGTGGCAAGAAGGGTTGATCACGTTCTCTCCCACCTACAAGTACCACCCCAACTCTGATCAGTATTACTGGTGCTTCGATGCTGCCCGGGGAGAGAAGAAGCGTGCACCAGCATG GTGCGATCGCATTCTGTGGCGAGGCAAGGGACTGAAGCAAGTCCAATACGAGACCTGCAACTACAAGTTATCCGATCACCGGCCGGTGAGAGCGGTTTTCCACGCCGAGTGCGATGTATCAGAGGGTGCAGAAGTAAACGGCCAGAATCCTCACTGA
- the LOC101785307 gene encoding type IV inositol polyphosphate 5-phosphatase 9 isoform X1, with amino-acid sequence MQHFAMFGYYMLVHVCSCMLLLDREVISSLSLLQHGRTPKGETSEQIILPRLVTSKLLHRQQLHGHGSASEVSSVVDENLGQKHLNGHKDTFVYRRVFASTWNVGGIAPSDDLDLEDWLDTRASTWDIYVLGFQEIVPLNARNVLGPTKNGISAKWNSLIGEALNKKERKEGAKLTQESTNSSALEGTVQGEGFRCIRSKQMVGIFTSVWVRSSLKQFIHHLDVSCIGSGIMGCLGNKGSVSIRFVLHQTSFCFVCCHLASGGKEGDVLLRNLDVTDILSRTWFPGGSTQELPEKILDHDQVVLLGDLNYRISLEEAETRSLVKAKNWAILLENDQLLFEFSRGRHFEGWQEGLITFSPTYKYHPNSDQYYWCFDAARGEKKRAPAWCDRILWRGKGLKQVQYETCNYKLSDHRPVRAVFHAECDVSEGAEVNGQNPH; translated from the exons ATGCAGCACTTCGCCATGTTTGGTTATTACATGCTCGTGCATGTATGCTCCTGCATGCTACTATTAGACAGGGAGGTGATCTCTTCCTTGTCTCTACTACAACATGGGAGAACACCGAAAGGTGAGACAAGTGAGCAG ATCATCCTGCCAAGGTTAGTAACAAGCAAGCTACTGCACCGCCAACAGCTGCATGGTCATGGATCTGCCTCTGAGGTTTCGAGCGTAGTGGATGAAAACTTGGGACAGAAACACTTGAATGGCCACAAAGATACATTTGTATACAG AAGGGTGTTTGCTAGTACCTGGAACGTTGGTGGCATCGCACCATCTGATGATTTGGACTTGGAGGATTGGTTGGATACAAGGGCCAGCACCTGGGACATCTATGTTTTAGG GTTCCAGGAGATAGTGCCACTCAATGCGAGAAATGTGCTTGGTCCTACAAAGAACGGTATATCTGCAAAGTGGAACTCGCTAATCGGGGAGGCACtcaacaaaaaagaaagaaaagaaggggcAAAGTTGACCCAAGAATCTACAAATAGCAGTGCACTGGAGGGCACTGTGCAGGGAGAAGGCTTCAGATGCATCAGGAGCAAGCAGATGGTTGGCATCTTTACGTCAGTATGGGTGAGAAGCAGCCTTAAGCAATTCATTCACCATCTAGATGTGTCATGCATTGGTTCAGGTATCATGGGCTGCCTAGGGAACAAG GGTTCTGTTTCGATCCGATTTGTGTTGCATCAGACGAGCTTTTGCTTTGTCTGTTGTCACCTGGCCTCTGGTGGCAAAGAAGGGGATGTTCTGCTGAGGAATTTGGATGTCACGGACATACTTTCTAGGACATGGTTCCCTGGTGGTTCAACTCAGGAATTGCCAGAGAAGATCCTTGATCATGA TCAAGTAGTTTTGCTCGGCGACTTGAATTATAGGATCTCCCTGGAAGAGGCCGAGACGAGGTCGCTGGTGAAAGCCAAGAACTGGGCCATCTTGTTAGAAAATGATCAG CTACTATTTGAGTTCTCAAGGGGGCGGCATTTCGAGGGGTGGCAAGAAGGGTTGATCACGTTCTCTCCCACCTACAAGTACCACCCCAACTCTGATCAGTATTACTGGTGCTTCGATGCTGCCCGGGGAGAGAAGAAGCGTGCACCAGCATG GTGCGATCGCATTCTGTGGCGAGGCAAGGGACTGAAGCAAGTCCAATACGAGACCTGCAACTACAAGTTATCCGATCACCGGCCGGTGAGAGCGGTTTTCCACGCCGAGTGCGATGTATCAGAGGGTGCAGAAGTAAACGGCCAGAATCCTCACTGA
- the LOC101785307 gene encoding type IV inositol polyphosphate 5-phosphatase 9 isoform X4 translates to MGEHRKIILPRLVTSKLLHRQQLHGHGSASEVSSVVDENLGQKHLNGHKDTFVYRVFASTWNVGGIAPSDDLDLEDWLDTRASTWDIYVLGFQEIVPLNARNVLGPTKNGISAKWNSLIGEALNKKERKEGAKLTQESTNSSALEGTVQGEGFRCIRSKQMVGIFTSVWVRSSLKQFIHHLDVSCIGSGIMGCLGNKGSVSIRFVLHQTSFCFVCCHLASGGKEGDVLLRNLDVTDILSRTWFPGGSTQELPEKILDHDQVVLLGDLNYRISLEEAETRSLVKAKNWAILLENDQLLFEFSRGRHFEGWQEGLITFSPTYKYHPNSDQYYWCFDAARGEKKRAPAWCDRILWRGKGLKQVQYETCNYKLSDHRPVRAVFHAECDVSEGAEVNGQNPH, encoded by the exons ATGGGAGAACACCGAAAG ATCATCCTGCCAAGGTTAGTAACAAGCAAGCTACTGCACCGCCAACAGCTGCATGGTCATGGATCTGCCTCTGAGGTTTCGAGCGTAGTGGATGAAAACTTGGGACAGAAACACTTGAATGGCCACAAAGATACATTTGTATACAG GGTGTTTGCTAGTACCTGGAACGTTGGTGGCATCGCACCATCTGATGATTTGGACTTGGAGGATTGGTTGGATACAAGGGCCAGCACCTGGGACATCTATGTTTTAGG GTTCCAGGAGATAGTGCCACTCAATGCGAGAAATGTGCTTGGTCCTACAAAGAACGGTATATCTGCAAAGTGGAACTCGCTAATCGGGGAGGCACtcaacaaaaaagaaagaaaagaaggggcAAAGTTGACCCAAGAATCTACAAATAGCAGTGCACTGGAGGGCACTGTGCAGGGAGAAGGCTTCAGATGCATCAGGAGCAAGCAGATGGTTGGCATCTTTACGTCAGTATGGGTGAGAAGCAGCCTTAAGCAATTCATTCACCATCTAGATGTGTCATGCATTGGTTCAGGTATCATGGGCTGCCTAGGGAACAAG GGTTCTGTTTCGATCCGATTTGTGTTGCATCAGACGAGCTTTTGCTTTGTCTGTTGTCACCTGGCCTCTGGTGGCAAAGAAGGGGATGTTCTGCTGAGGAATTTGGATGTCACGGACATACTTTCTAGGACATGGTTCCCTGGTGGTTCAACTCAGGAATTGCCAGAGAAGATCCTTGATCATGA TCAAGTAGTTTTGCTCGGCGACTTGAATTATAGGATCTCCCTGGAAGAGGCCGAGACGAGGTCGCTGGTGAAAGCCAAGAACTGGGCCATCTTGTTAGAAAATGATCAG CTACTATTTGAGTTCTCAAGGGGGCGGCATTTCGAGGGGTGGCAAGAAGGGTTGATCACGTTCTCTCCCACCTACAAGTACCACCCCAACTCTGATCAGTATTACTGGTGCTTCGATGCTGCCCGGGGAGAGAAGAAGCGTGCACCAGCATG GTGCGATCGCATTCTGTGGCGAGGCAAGGGACTGAAGCAAGTCCAATACGAGACCTGCAACTACAAGTTATCCGATCACCGGCCGGTGAGAGCGGTTTTCCACGCCGAGTGCGATGTATCAGAGGGTGCAGAAGTAAACGGCCAGAATCCTCACTGA
- the LOC101785709 gene encoding uncharacterized protein LOC101785709, with protein MWAPPAASPAAAGATPSLRRRPLRAAAVRVLVTLPVAARAHDQRRRQRQRLCLAVPPPASEMASAAADGEEEEEEEVIVVERETGRTKAVEMDAAVRRELAIRRLREEAEAEANEAGAGTGRSRRDFAVFETARGDALFTQSWTPAAADRVKGVVVLLHGLNEHSGRYSHFAKLLNDQGLKVYAMDWIGHGGSDGVHGYVSSLDHAVGDLKEFLEDIVLEENHGLPCFLFGHSTGGAIVLKAALDPCVKLHVEGVVLTSPAIHVQPSHPIIKVVAPIFSVLAPKYRVSALHKRGPPVSRDPEALKMKYSDPLVYTGPIRVRTGNEILRISSYLQRNLSRVTVPFLVLHGTADTITDPRASQRLYHASMSTNKSIKLYDGYLHDLLFEPERDDIANDIINWLSARLDVLQRR; from the exons atgtgggccccacccgcggcctcgccggcggcggcgggggcgaccccctcgctccggcggcggccgttgcGGGCCGCGGCGGTCCGCGTCCTCGTTACGCTGCCTGTCGCGGCGCGGGCGCacgaccagcggcggcggcagcggcagcggctgtGCCTCGCGGTGCCACCGCCCGCGTCGGAGATGGCCTCCGCTGCTGctgacggggaggaggaggaggaggaggaggtgattGTGGTGGAGAGGGAGACCGGGAGGACGAAGGCGGTGGAGATGGACGCGGCCGTGCGGCGAGAGCTGGCGATCCGGAGGCTgcgggaggaggccgaggcggaggcgaaCGAGGCCGGGGCGGGGacggggcggagcaggagggACTTCGCCGTGTTCGAGACCGCCAGGGGCGACGCGCTCTTCACGCAGTCGTggactccggccgccgccgaccgcgtcAA GGGCGTTGTTGTCCTGTTGCATGGTCTAAACGAGCATAG TGGAAGGTACAGCCATTTCGCAAAACTGTTGAATGATCAAGGGCTTAAAGTTTATGCCATGGATTGGATTG GACATGGTGGAAGTGATGGGGTTCATGGATATGTTTCATCGCTTGATCATGCTGTTGGTGACTTG AAAGAATTTCTCGAGGATATTGTATTGGAGGAAaaccatggtttgccatgcttcttatttgggcactcCACAGGTGGAGCTATTGTTTTGAAG GCAGCTCTAGATCCTTGTGTAAAACTTCATGTAGAAGGTGTGGTCTTAACATCGCCAGCTATTCATGTTCAACCATCTCATCCAATCATCAAA GTTGTTGCACCTATATTCTCCGTGCTAGCTCCAAAATATCGAGTTAGTGCTTTGCATAAGAGAGGACCTCCTGTTTCCCGTGATCCAGAGGCTCTGAAGATGAAGTATTCAGATCCCCTTGTTTATACTGGACCAATTAGAGTTAGAACTGGCAATGAAATACTCCGAATATCATCATATTTGCAAAGAAACTTGAGCAGAGTTACTGTTCCTTTTCTAGTTCTACATGGTACAGCTGACACAATAACTGATCCAAGAGCATCCCAGCGACTATACCATGCATCAATGTCAACAAATAAATCAATAAAACTATACGATGGATATTTGCATGATCTTCTTTTTGAACCGGAAAGGGATGATATCGCAAACGACATCATCAATTGGTTGAGCGCAAGACTTGATGTTCTTCAGAGAAGGTGA
- the LOC101786113 gene encoding annexin D5: MASLTLPPAPPNPRQDAIDLHKAFKGFGCDSTAVINILTHRDSVQRGLIQQEYRAMYHEELSQRISSELSGNHKKAMLLWILDPAGRDATVLREALSGDTMDLRAATEIICSRTPSQLQIMKQTYFARFGTYLEHDIGHHTSGDHQKILLAYMGIPRYEGPEVDPTIVTHDAKDLYKAGEKRLGTDEKTFIRIFTERSWAHIASVSSAYHHMYDRKLEKVIKSETSGNFAFALLTILRCAESPAKYFAKLLRKAMKGLGTDDKTLIRVVVTRTEIDMQYIKAEYFKKYKKPLGEAINSETSGHYRTFLLSLVGHGH; the protein is encoded by the exons ATGGCCAGCCTCAccctgccgccggcgccccccAACCCGCGCCAGGACGCCATCGACCTCCACAAGGCCTTCAAAG GTTTTGGCTGTGACAGTACAGCCGTGATAAACATACTTACTCATCGTGATTCAGTGCAACGTGGACTCATTCAACAGGAATACAGGGCTATGTATCATGAGGAACTCTCCCAGCGTATTTCATCTGAACTCAGTGGAAACCACAAG AAAGCTATGTTGCTGTGGATTCTTGATCCTGCTGGACGTGATGCAACTGTTTTGAGAGAAGCTTTAAGTGGTGACACTATGGATCTGAGAGCAGCCACTGAGATAATATGTTCCAGGACACCATCGCAGTTGCAAATAATGAAACAGACTTATTTTGCACGATTCGGTACTTACCTTGAGCACGACATTGGTCACCACACATCCGGCGATCACCAGAAG ATTTTACTTGCCTATATGGGGATTCCACGCTATGAAGGTCCTGAGGTTGATCCTACTATAGTGACACACGATGCGAAAGACTTGTACAAAGCTGGTGAGAAAAGGCTGGGTACAGATGAAAAGACTTTCATCCGTATTTTCACTGAACGCAGTTGGGCACACATAGCATCTGTTTCTTCTGCTTACCATCATATGTATGACCGGAAATTAGAGAAG GTTATCAAGAGTGAAACATCTGGAAACTTTGCATTTGCTCTTTTAACTATCCTCAGATGCGCAGAGAGTCCGGCGAAGTATTTTGCTAAG CTCTTACGGAAGGCCATGAAAGGTCTAGGCACTGATGACAAAACCCTTATAAGGGTCGTGGTGACAAGGACTGAGATTGACATGCAATATATCAAGGCAGAGTACTTCAAGAAGTATAAGAAGCCGTTAGGCGAGGCTATCAACTCTGAAACATCAGGACACTATCGGACATTCCTTCTCTCGCTCGTCGGTCATGGCCACTAG
- the LOC101754676 gene encoding uncharacterized protein LOC101754676, protein MATCACCGIGEECTARYVARVAAQFSGAWVCGLCAEAIKDEAARRGVGLEAAARAQAEFVLSAAAAARSGPAVQVSQALLQLLKKLLAAAPGAAVRPPAAPSGHTT, encoded by the coding sequence atggcgacgtGCGCGTGCTGCGGCATCGGGGAGGAGTGCACGGCGCGGTACGTGGCCCGGGTGGCCGCGCAGTTCAGCGGGGCGTGGGTGTGCGGCCTCTGCGCGGAGGCCATCAAGGACgaggccgcgcgccgcggcgtcgggctcgaggccgccgcgcgcgcgcaggcCGAGTTCGTCCTGAGCGCCGCGGCCGCAGCAAGGTCCGGACCCGCCGTGCAGGTCTCGCAGGCCCTGCTCCAGCTGCTCAAGAAGTtgctcgccgcggcgccgggcgccgccgttCGTCCGCCTGCCGCGCCGTCTGGGCACACGACGTGA